The genomic region GCCGGTTCCTCTGGTGAAACGCCCGTGGCTCCATGGATTTGCCCGCCGCTGGCACTATGACTCCATCGAACCGTCGGTTCCCGCCGGGATGGCGGCGTTTCTCCGTCGCGTCCGGCCAAACCACTCTTCCCCGTCCGATCCGGGAAAGCTTCGCGTCCTGCACTGTATCGGGGGGTTGATTCCGGGAGGCGCCGAGCGGCAACTCTGCAACTTCGTCGTCGGCGCACACCGCCGAGGCCTTGAGCTGCGAGTGCTGACGTTGCGCGAATCCGTCGACGACGACGCGCACTATGCCGACCTGCTGCAGCGGGCCGGTATCCCGCCCTTCGTCGCAGGCGCCAACTTCAACACCGACTTCGTCCGGAAGCTCCGGGCCAGGCCAGGGACGCTCGAATTGCTCAACCGGCTGCCCGTGTTCTTTCTGCCCTATACGGTCGACATTCTGGGCGAATTGCTGATCGATCCGCCCGACCTCGTTCATGCCTGGCTGGACCACAATAATATCTGGGCGGGTCTCGCCGCGCTCCTCGCCGGCGTTCCGCACATCGTGTTATCGACACGCAACGTGAATCCGAATCATTTCCCCTATCTGGCACATCCCCTCTTCAAACCTTGGTATCAGCTTCTGGCGTCCTTCCCGCACGTGCAATTCATCAACAATTCTCACCCGGGCGCCGAAGACTATGCGGCGTGGCTGGACCTGAAACCCGAGTGCTTCCGGGTGGTGCACAATGGCGTGGACTTCGATACCGTGGTCCATCCGAAGCCCGATGCCGTGCAGGCGTTCCGCGACGAGATCCGCCTTCCGTCGGATGCGCCGCTCGTCGCCGGCGTATTCCGGTTGAGCGAGGAGAAGCAGCCGATGGTCTTCTTCGAAGTCGTGCGGCGCGCCATGAGCCGTGTCCGCAATCTGCACGCCGTGGTGGCGGGGGTGGGGCCTTGCGAGGGCCAATTACGGGAAGCCATCGCGCAATACGGTCTCGCCGATCGGTTCCGGTTGCTGGGCAGGAGAAAAGACGTGGAAGTCGTCATGGCCGCTGCCACGGCCGTCCTGCTGACGTCGCGACAGGAAGGCACGCCGAACGTCTTGCTGGAAGCACAATGGCTCGGATGCCCCGTCGTTTCCACGAAAGCCGGCGGCGCCGCGGATGCCGTCAGTCACGGCCGGACGGGCCTGTTATTTGAGGTGGGAGACCTCGATGGCCTGACCGAAGCCCTGCTGTCGCTCGTGCTCGATCGGAACGGACGCGAACGTCTGAGCCAGGCTGCGCCGGGCTTCATCGCCGAACGCTTCGGTCTGGATCGCATGGTGGAAGAGACGCTGGCGGTCTATCGGCAGGCGTTGCACCCGTACAGTACAGCGGACGTCAAGGGCGTCCGATAAGCAGGCCCTTCATCGGTTTCGGATTTCGGGTTTTCGAATTTCGGATTTCGATATTTGGGCTTTGAAGTTTGGCACTTGACGGGACAGTGGGCCAGGCACCGTCGCAGACGACTAGCTCCTGGCCGGCTGTGCCATTCTATTGTTTCGGATTTCGACTTTCGGATTTCGACTTTTTATAATCAGCCGCCTATTTCTTATAAAAGCTTCCGATGCCTTCGACGACTTCGGCCTGCTGTTCGGCGGTGAGTTCCGGATAGATCGGAATCGCGATCGTGTCCTTCGCGGCGCGCTCCGATTCGGGGAAATCGCCTTCCTTGTAGCCCAGATACCGGAAACATTCCTGCAGGTGGAACGGCACCGGATAATAGATTTCCGCGCCGATGCCCTTTTGCTTCAAATGAGCGATCAGATCGTCGCGCCGTTCGACCCGCAGCACGAACTGGTTATAGATGTGGTAGTGGGACTTTCCCGACGCCCGATACACGGCTTCCGGCAGCGTGACGGCACCGCGCTCCGGAAGGCCCGTTTGCCGGAACAGCGTCTCATAGCGTTGCGCGTTTTCCTGCCGGCGCTTGGTCCATCCGTCGAGATAGTTGAGTTTGACGTTCAGCACAGCGGCTTGAATGGTATCGATGCGGAAGTTCCCCCCGATCAGCTTGTGATAGTACTTCGGCTTGCTGCCGTGGACCCGCAGCACTCTGAGCCGCTCGGCGAGATCCGCGTCGTTCGTCACGACCATGCCCGCGTCGCCGAGACAGCCGAGATTCTTGCTCGGGAAGAACGAGAGGCAGCCGACCGTCCCGATACTGCCGGCGCGGCGGCCGTCCTTGTATTCCGTCCCGATCGCCTGCGCGGCGTCTTCGATCACCGCCAACTTGCGTCTCCCCGCCAGATCCATGATGGGAGCCATGTCGGCCGACTGCCCGTAGAGATGCACGGGAATGAGCGCCTTGGTCTTGGCGGTCACCGCCCGCTCGATCTTGTCGGGATGAATGTTGAACGAGCGGGGCTCGATGTCGACGAACACCGGCTTCGCACCGAGCCGCACGACGGCTCCGGCCGTGGCGAAGAAGGAATAGGGCGTGGTCACGACTTCGTCGCCCGGACCGACGCCCAGCGCCATCAGGGAAATGAGGAGCGCGTCGGTGCCCGACGACACGCCGATTGCGGCCTTGGCCTGGCAGTAGGACGCGACCCGCTCCTCCAGTTTGGCCACTTCCGGCCCCAGGATAAACGCCTGGCTGCGGACGACCTGCTCCAGCACCGCCATGATCTCCTTCTGCAGCGGCGCATGATGCGCCGCAAGATCGAGTAATGGAACGCCCATATGCCTTCCTTCCTGTTCAGTGAGCTTGCAGTCCCTTCGTCCCCTTTGTCCCCTTGCTGAACTTCTTCCCGCAGGTGCGGCAGACGCCCTTGGAGCCCTTGAGCGCGAGTTTGACGCCGCAGGAACACATCCACCCCGTGACTCTGGCCGGGTTTCCCCGCACCAGCGCATGATCGGGCACGTCCTTGGTGACGACCGAGCCGGCGCCGATGAG from Nitrospira japonica harbors:
- a CDS encoding DegT/DnrJ/EryC1/StrS family aminotransferase; protein product: MGVPLLDLAAHHAPLQKEIMAVLEQVVRSQAFILGPEVAKLEERVASYCQAKAAIGVSSGTDALLISLMALGVGPGDEVVTTPYSFFATAGAVVRLGAKPVFVDIEPRSFNIHPDKIERAVTAKTKALIPVHLYGQSADMAPIMDLAGRRKLAVIEDAAQAIGTEYKDGRRAGSIGTVGCLSFFPSKNLGCLGDAGMVVTNDADLAERLRVLRVHGSKPKYYHKLIGGNFRIDTIQAAVLNVKLNYLDGWTKRRQENAQRYETLFRQTGLPERGAVTLPEAVYRASGKSHYHIYNQFVLRVERRDDLIAHLKQKGIGAEIYYPVPFHLQECFRYLGYKEGDFPESERAAKDTIAIPIYPELTAEQQAEVVEGIGSFYKK
- a CDS encoding glycosyltransferase, translating into MGTYAAWVAAQAGAPPVPLVKRPWLHGFARRWHYDSIEPSVPAGMAAFLRRVRPNHSSPSDPGKLRVLHCIGGLIPGGAERQLCNFVVGAHRRGLELRVLTLRESVDDDAHYADLLQRAGIPPFVAGANFNTDFVRKLRARPGTLELLNRLPVFFLPYTVDILGELLIDPPDLVHAWLDHNNIWAGLAALLAGVPHIVLSTRNVNPNHFPYLAHPLFKPWYQLLASFPHVQFINNSHPGAEDYAAWLDLKPECFRVVHNGVDFDTVVHPKPDAVQAFRDEIRLPSDAPLVAGVFRLSEEKQPMVFFEVVRRAMSRVRNLHAVVAGVGPCEGQLREAIAQYGLADRFRLLGRRKDVEVVMAAATAVLLTSRQEGTPNVLLEAQWLGCPVVSTKAGGAADAVSHGRTGLLFEVGDLDGLTEALLSLVLDRNGRERLSQAAPGFIAERFGLDRMVEETLAVYRQALHPYSTADVKGVR